A part of Oncorhynchus masou masou isolate Uvic2021 chromosome 21, UVic_Omas_1.1, whole genome shotgun sequence genomic DNA contains:
- the LOC135508466 gene encoding serine/threonine-protein phosphatase 2A 56 kDa regulatory subunit gamma isoform-like isoform X3, whose amino-acid sequence MLTCNKAGIRMVVDAPNSNGPFQPVALMHFRDCAPAEQEKLFVQKLRQCCVLFDFLSDPLSDLKWKEVKRAALSEMVEYITHNRNVITEPIYPEVVHVFAVNMFRTLPPSSNPTGAEFDPEEDEPTLEAAWPHLQLVYEFFLRFLESPDFQPNIAKKYIDQKFVMQLLDLFDSEDPRERDFLKTTLHRIYGKFLGLRAYIRKHINNIFYRFIYETEHHNGIAELLEILGSIINGFALPLKEEHKIFLLKVLLPLHKVKSLSVYHPQLAYCVVQFLEKDSTLTEPVVMALLKYWPKTHSPKEVMFLNELEEILDVIEPSEFVKVMEPLFRQLAKCVSSPHFQVAERALYYWNNEYIMSLISDNAAKILPIMFPALYRNSKTHWNKTIHGLIYNALKLFMEMNQKLFDDCTQQFRAEKNKEKAKSKDREEAWIKIENLAKSNPQLRTRDQRKDRPMMMRRKSDLPQDIYTAKALETRRRADVMITTRDGL is encoded by the exons ATGTTGACATGCAATAAAGCTGGAATCAGGATGGTTGTGGATGCACCTAATTCCAATGGGCCTTTCCAGCCGGTGGCTCTTATGCACTTCAGAG actgTGCTCCGGCAGAGCAGGAGAAGCTCTTTGTGCAGAAGCTGCGCCAGTGCTGCGTGCTCTTTGACTTCCTGTCAGACCCACTAAGTGACCTGAAATGGAAGGAGGTGAAGCGGGCGGCGCTGAGCGAGATGGTGGAGTACATCACGCACAACCGAAATGTCATCACAGAGCCCATCTACCCAGAGGTGGTTCACGTG TTTGCGGTGAACATGTTCCGAACGTTGCCTCCGTCATCCAACCCCACAGGAGCAGAGTTCGACCCCGAGGAGGACGAGCCTACACTTGAGGCTGCATGGCCACATCTCCAG CTCGTCTACGAATTTTTCCTTCGGTTTTTAGAATCTCCTGACTTTCAACCGAACATAGCGAAGAAGTACATCGACCAGAAGTTTGTGATGCAG CTTTTAGACCTGTTTGACAGTGAAGACCCACGGGAGAGGGACTTCCTCAAAACCACTCTCCACAGGATCTATGGGAAGTTCCTGGGACTACGGGCCTACATCAGAAAACACATCAATAATATATTTTATAG GTTTATCTATGAGACTGAGCACCATAATGGAATAGCAGAATTACTGGAGATACTTGGAAG taTAATCAATGGGTTTGCCTTACCACTAAAAGAGGAGCACAAGATATTCCTTTTAAAGGTCCTGTTGCCTTTGCACAAAGTCAAATCACTTAGTGTCTACCATCCGCAG ctggcATACTGTGTGGTGCAGTTTCTAGAGAAGGACAGCACTCTCACTGAACCA GTGGTCATGGCCCTTCTGAAATACTGGCCCAAGACTCACTCCCCCAAAGAGGTGATGTTCCTTAACGAGCTGGAGGAGATTCTAGACGTCATCGAGCCATCCGAGTTCGTCAAGGTCATGGAGCCACTGTTCAGGCAGCTGGCCAAGTGTGTGTCCAGCCCACACTTCCAG GTAGCAGAGAGAGCTCTGTACTACTGGAACAACGAGTACATCATGAGTCTGATCAGCGACAACGCAGCCAAGATCCTGCCCATCATGTTCCCGGCACTCTACCGCAACTCCAAGACCCACTGGAACAA gACCATCCATGGCCTCATCTACAACGCTCTCAAGCTCTTCATGGAGATGAACCAGAAGTTGTTTGATGACTGCACACAGCAGTTCAGAGCAGAGAAAAACAA AGAGAAGGCCAAGTCAAAAGACCGGGAAGAGGCTTGGATCAAGATTGAGAACCTTGCCAAATCCAacccacag TTACGAACGAGAGACCAGAGGAAAGACCGGCCTATGATGATGCGGCGTAAGTCTGATCTCCCTCAGGACATCTACACCGCAAAAGCCTTGGAGACCCGTCGCCGAGCCGACGTCATGATCACTACCCGCGATGGGCTCTag